In Arachis stenosperma cultivar V10309 chromosome 1, arast.V10309.gnm1.PFL2, whole genome shotgun sequence, one DNA window encodes the following:
- the LOC130942931 gene encoding uncharacterized protein LOC130942931, which yields MVDVDRRMTGLNPAHVAGLRRLSVRAAAPLSPSVTLRNGLLSFSSLANKVATHLRNSGIQVEPGLTDSEFAIAEAEFGFTFPPDLRAVLAAGLPVGAGFPDWRASGISRQLLRCSLELPAAAVSVHVARNAMWAKTWGPRPNEQTKALCVARNALKRAPILVPIFDHCYVPCNPCLAGNPVFFIDEERMFRCGFDLSDFFERESLFRSSDAGNMSSRRNFNVSGGKKPRWIDFWSDAVTDFRRKSSSSAAMASPERFLDIRRWKVPKGVEQYIERIGSCLKDGGWSESEVSEMVQVSGSGLGLDPGSDLCSGLDNQGVLDALLLKADRFSDSLRNSGWSAEEVSDALWFDFQPGKDQKPAKKLSFEQVERIGKLAESVSRSLYVEIDLGSVK from the coding sequence ATGGTCGACGTGGACCGGAGGATGACGGGTCTGAACCCGGCTCACGTAGCCGGTCTAAGGCGACTCTCCGTCCGAGCCGCCGCCCCTCTTTCACCATCCGTCACCCTACGCAACGGCCTGCTCTCGTTCTCTTCCCTCGCAAACAAAGTCGCCACCCATCTCCGCAACTCAGGTATCCAGGTCGAACCGGGTCTCACCGACTCTGAGTTCGCCATCGCAGAGGCGGAATTTGGCTTCACCTTCCCGCCAGACCTCCGCGCCGTCTTGGCTGCCGGACTTCCCGTCGGCGCCGGATTTCCGGACTGGCGCGCCTCGGGCATCTCCCGCCAACTCCTCCGCTGCTCGCTGGAGCTCCCAGCTGCTGCGGTCTCCGTCCACGTGGCAAGAAACGCGATGTGGGCCAAGACGTGGGGCCCAAGGCCCAACGAGCAAACGAAGGCGTTATGTGTGGCCAGGAACGCGCTCAAGAGAGCGCCGATTCTTGTCCCAATCTTTGACCATTGCTACGTTCCATGCAACCCTTGCCTCGCTGGGAACCCTGTCTTCTTCATCGACGAGGAACGCATGTTCCGATGCGGCTTCGACCTCTCGGATTTCTTCGAGCGGGAGTCTCTGTTTCGAAGCTCCGACGCCGGGAATATGTCGTCACGGCGGAATTTCAATGTTTCCGGCGGAAAGAAGCCGCGGTGGATAGATTTCTGGAGCGACGCCGTCACGGACTTTCGTAGAAAATCGTCGTCGTCGGCGGCGATGGCTTCGCCGGAGAGGTTTTTGGACATTCGGCGGTGGAAAGTGCCGAAGGGCGTGGAGCAGTATATAGAGCGAATCGGGTCGTGTTTGAAGGACGGTGGATGGAGCGAATCTGAGGTATCAGAAATGGTTCAGGTTTCAGGTTCCGGTTTGGGCTTGGATCCAGGTTCGGATTTGTGTTCGGGTTTGGATAATCAGGGGGTATTAGATGCTTTGTTGTTGAAAGCAGATAGGTTCTCAGACTCGCTCCGGAATTCTGGGTGGAGCGCCGAAGAGGTTTCGGATGCTCTGTGGTTCGATTTTCAACCGGGGAAGGACCAGAAACCGGCTAAAAAGCTGTCATTTGAACAGGTTGAAAGGATTGGGAAACTGGCGGAATCAGTTTCCCGGTCACTATACGTGGAAATAGATTTAGGATCAGTTAAATAG